The Lutibacter sp. A64 genome segment TTGGTTTGAAGAGTTTTTAGATTATAAAATTGTTTTAGGAAGTATTGAAAATATAAATGAAGCCATTGCTAAAATAAATAAATATGGCGGTGGACATTCAGCTTCTATTATTACAAAAAATAATGAATCAGCTCAAATTTTTATGCAGTCTGTAGATACAGCAGCTGTTTATCAAAATGCCTCTACTCGTTTTACTGATGGAGGTCAGTTTGGTTTAGGTGGTGAATTGGCAATAAGTACAGATAAATTGCACCATAGAGGTCCAATGGGTTTACAACATTTGGTCACAAATAAATGGTTTATTTTTGGAGATGGGCAAATCAGATAAAAAAAGAATTTTATTAAAAATTGGTTCTAATGTATTAACAAAAGAAACCAATCAAATTTCGAGAGGAAAATTAGAAGATATTGCGCGTCAAATAGCTTCATTAAAAGATACATACGAATTTGTTATTGTAAGTTCTGGAGCAATTGCTGTGGCTAAACAGTTTGTAGAACTAGAAAGCAATGGAAAACCAATAAATGTAAAACAAGCTTTAGCTTCTATTGGTCAGCCACATTTAATGCGTATTTTTCATGAGAATTTTTGGGAACTTGGCTTGCTAACCTCGCAATGTTTATTGTCGTATTCAGATTTCGAAAAAAAACAATCTAGAACCAATATTAAAAATACGATTAATGTATTGCTAACCAATAATTATATACCAATTATTAATGAAAACGATACTGTTGCAACCGATGAAATAAAATTTGGAGATAATGATAAACTATCTGCATTAGCAGCTGTTTTGTTAGATGTGGATTTATTGTTAATAGCAACAAATACAAATGGTGTTTACACAAAAGAATCTATCGATGCTAAATGTGCTAAAACTATTAAAGAAGCTTCTGATGTTAAAGTCTTAAAAAAACAAATACAAAATTCAATTTCATTACATGGAACTGGAGGAATGACAACTAAAATTGATGCAGCTGAAATTGCACAACAAGCAAAAATTGAAACGTGGATTTTAAACGGATTAAACGATAACTTTATAGTAGATGCAATTGATAATGCATCCGAGTTTACTAAAATAATATTAAAATAAAATGCAAAATTACTTACATA includes the following:
- the proB gene encoding glutamate 5-kinase, producing MGKSDKKRILLKIGSNVLTKETNQISRGKLEDIARQIASLKDTYEFVIVSSGAIAVAKQFVELESNGKPINVKQALASIGQPHLMRIFHENFWELGLLTSQCLLSYSDFEKKQSRTNIKNTINVLLTNNYIPIINENDTVATDEIKFGDNDKLSALAAVLLDVDLLLIATNTNGVYTKESIDAKCAKTIKEASDVKVLKKQIQNSISLHGTGGMTTKIDAAEIAQQAKIETWILNGLNDNFIVDAIDNASEFTKIILK